From one Luteolibacter sp. SL250 genomic stretch:
- a CDS encoding thioesterase family protein, with amino-acid sequence MENPRHRQTLEVAFGDTDASGWVHFPNIFRYVEIAEHAFLSSRGIIVFARDGGGWPRAGVSADFKRPLQLGDRIEVLLGISRVGGASVTWEFEVIGKDGELSASGSMTTVRVGSDGKPRILSDDERAKLEGGNI; translated from the coding sequence ATGGAAAACCCGCGGCACCGCCAGACGCTCGAAGTCGCCTTCGGGGATACGGATGCCAGCGGTTGGGTCCATTTCCCGAACATCTTCCGCTACGTGGAGATCGCGGAGCACGCGTTCCTCAGTTCCCGGGGTATCATCGTCTTCGCACGCGACGGCGGTGGCTGGCCGCGGGCGGGCGTCTCCGCGGACTTCAAACGTCCGCTGCAACTGGGTGACCGCATCGAAGTGCTGCTTGGCATTTCCCGTGTCGGCGGCGCGTCCGTGACCTGGGAGTTCGAGGTCATCGGCAAGGACGGGGAGCTTTCGGCATCCGGCAGCATGACCACCGTAAGGGTGGGGTCGGATGGGAAACCGAGGATCCTTTCCGACGATGAGCGGGCAAAGCTGGAAGGCGGCAACATCTGA